In the bacterium genome, AAGAGATTCGCCGCTTGATCATATGATAGCGGGGCAGCGTAGCGAAATAATCGGAAACCGATTGCCTCGATTCCAGGAGCGCCTGCAGAATGAGCACCATTCCCACCGCCGCGTCGCGGGCCGGATGAATCATCGGCAGCATCACTCCGCCATTGCCTTCTCCGCCGATCACGGCTCCCACGCGCACTATCTCCCGCGCCACGTGGGCCTCGCCGACTTTGGTTCGCGTTATCGTCACGCCATACTTCGCGGCCACGTCATCGAGCGCCTGTGTCGTCGAACAGTTGGCGACGACGGAACCCTTCGCGTGGCGCAGCGTCAGGTCGGTAGCCGCCACCAGCGTGGACTCTTCCCCCGCGCATTCGCCCGTTTCCAAAATCACGGCCAAGCGGTCGGCGTCGGGATCGGCCACGAATCCGATGTCCACCCCCGCGTTTTTCATCGCTCGGCCGACGTCCCCGAGATGCTCGGGAATCGGCTCCGGATTGCGAGGGAAACGGCCCGAAGGCTCCAAATGAAATCCTGAAACCTTACAACCCAGACGATCCAGCAGGCGTGAAAGCAAATCTCCCCCCGCTCCACACACGGCATCTAAACCAACTCGAAAGCGCCGTTTCTTGAGTTGCGGCAGATCCAGAAAGGGAATCTTCAACACGGCTTCGACGTGACGCGTGACGGCTTCCTCGTCCTTCCCGTACGTTCCGATCTCCATCGCGGATACGCTGAAAGACCGATCGGATTCCACGGCCGCGCGCAGTCGTGCGCCCGAGTTCTCATCGAGAAAAAGCCCGTCGGCACCGAAAAATTTGAACGCGTTCCACTCGGCCGGATTGTGGCTGGCGGTAATGGCGATGCCGCCGCCCGCGCCGTGGTGCCGCAGAGCCATGCTGACTGTCGGTGTAGGAACAATACCCACGTCAATAATTCGTGCGCCCGATCCGGCCAGTCCCGAGAACGCCGCCGCCCGCATCATCACACTCGAAACGCGACTGTCCCCACCGACCACCACCGGGCCGGGTCGGCACTTCGCTCCGAACGCCTCCGCCCAGCGCAGCGCCACCTGCGGAGTAAGCGATTCTCCGACGATTCCGCGCACGCCGGAAATCGAAATCATCAATGGAGTGCTCATGCGAATTCCGCCGACCATTGACTGATGTGTTGTGCCAGAGCCTCCAGCAAAACGCGGTCGCCGTCGCCAAACGCGCTGGTCATCGAACTGTCAATGTCAATCTCGCCGATGGCTCGTCCGTCCTGTTGAATCGGCACCACGATTTCCGATTTCGTGGAGGGAAAACACGACAGATAACGCGGGTCCAGCGATACGTCATCCACGATTACGGTTCGGTCTTCCCGAACCGCCGCGCCGCAGATGCCGTGGCTGATGGGAATCTTCACATGGTGCGTGGCTTGCTTCCCCGACCAGGACTTCAGAACAAGAAAATCTCCGTTGACCCAATAGATACCCACCCACTCATACCGGGGATTCCACGCCCGGAGTTGCTCGCAGACGCTCTGGCAGCGCTCGGCCAACGTGCTGCCGCTCACTCGCGGCAAAAAGCGGTTCATGTCGTTCATGGATTCACTCGTGATCCTTGCACCAGCTTACGAACCGATTCACGTCCCAGACGGAAAGACAATTCATTGCGGTGAGCGGTCCCTTCGCCGCAACTTCGATACCGAATCGAATATCCCACAATCCATCCACGTGATGCGCGTCGGGGCAGAGCGGGACGGGAACACCGAGCTCTTCGCACCGCGACAGCCACCGCCAATCGAGATCCAGCCGATGCGGATTGCAGTTGAGCTCGACGGCCTTGCCGTTGCGGGCCGCGCATTGAAGCACTTCTTCGTGATTCACCGGATAGCCGTTGCGTTCGAGGAGCAGCCGTCCCGTCGGATGTCCCAGAATGTCCACCTGCGGATTGGCCAACGCGTTGCAGATCCGGCGCGTTGCTTCCGCTTCGGTCATGTTGAATCCCGAGTGCACTGACGCCACCACGAAATCGAATCCCGCCAGAAGTTCATCCGCAAAATCGAGACTCCCGTCGGCCAGAACGTCTACTTCAGTTCCCTTCAGAATGCGGAACGGTGCGAGCTCTCGATTCAATTCATCAATTTCGCGCCACTGCTCGCGCACCCGCTCCGGCGTGAGTCCCCGCGCGTAGGCCGCCGACTGCGAGTGATCGGCGATACCGAGATATTCATATCCGCGACCGCTGGCCGCTTCGGCAAGCTCGCGCAGCGTATGATGACCGTCCGAATACGTCGTATGACAGTGGAGAATCCCGCGAATGTCCGATGCCTTCACCGGATCGGAAAAAACCTTG is a window encoding:
- the glmM gene encoding phosphoglucosamine mutase; translated protein: MSTPLMISISGVRGIVGESLTPQVALRWAEAFGAKCRPGPVVVGGDSRVSSVMMRAAAFSGLAGSGARIIDVGIVPTPTVSMALRHHGAGGGIAITASHNPAEWNAFKFFGADGLFLDENSGARLRAAVESDRSFSVSAMEIGTYGKDEEAVTRHVEAVLKIPFLDLPQLKKRRFRVGLDAVCGAGGDLLSRLLDRLGCKVSGFHLEPSGRFPRNPEPIPEHLGDVGRAMKNAGVDIGFVADPDADRLAVILETGECAGEESTLVAATDLTLRHAKGSVVANCSTTQALDDVAAKYGVTITRTKVGEAHVAREIVRVGAVIGGEGNGGVMLPMIHPARDAAVGMVLILQALLESRQSVSDYFATLPRYHMIKRRISFSSLDELKSRLETLEQRANLGKPDRLDGLKWSNDEGWVQARASNTEPIVRVIAEAGDPQTAERLARQVTDALG
- a CDS encoding GAF domain-containing protein translates to MNDMNRFLPRVSGSTLAERCQSVCEQLRAWNPRYEWVGIYWVNGDFLVLKSWSGKQATHHVKIPISHGICGAAVREDRTVIVDDVSLDPRYLSCFPSTKSEIVVPIQQDGRAIGEIDIDSSMTSAFGDGDRVLLEALAQHISQWSAEFA